The proteins below are encoded in one region of Aestuariivirga litoralis:
- a CDS encoding LacI family DNA-binding transcriptional regulator: MDDVARLANVSPITVSRALRDPDVVSPELRQRIDAAVEKLAYVPNLAASRLASARSHSVGVIVPTLYNVIFADYLRALHEVFPNAGFQVVVVNSRYSAIEEEKAVRTLLGQRVEAIVIVGVDHTPMTRRLLKQAKIPVVETFELSDDPVDVNIGLSHVAAGRAATQHLLDLGHRQVGFVMGSMDIRAAARLEGYQSAMTQAGIAHDHLIFSKPLPSTIALGSAILADMVKGGAMPDALFCIDDNLAMGAVMKCRELGISVPEKISIIGFHDLEFAAYASPPITTVATPRYDIGKMAAEAVLAKIEKSRVTAPRRVDMGYKILERGSTARRK, from the coding sequence TTGGATGATGTGGCCCGTCTGGCGAATGTGAGCCCAATCACGGTTTCACGCGCGCTGCGTGACCCCGATGTGGTTTCTCCTGAACTCCGGCAGCGGATTGACGCTGCGGTGGAAAAGCTGGCCTATGTGCCCAATCTCGCGGCCAGCAGGCTGGCATCGGCACGTAGCCACTCTGTGGGCGTCATCGTGCCCACGCTCTATAATGTGATCTTTGCCGACTATCTGCGCGCCCTGCATGAAGTGTTTCCCAATGCCGGCTTTCAGGTCGTGGTGGTCAACAGCCGCTATTCCGCCATCGAGGAAGAAAAGGCGGTGCGCACTCTATTGGGCCAGCGTGTCGAAGCCATCGTGATTGTTGGCGTGGACCACACGCCGATGACCAGGCGCTTGCTCAAGCAAGCAAAGATTCCGGTGGTCGAAACCTTTGAACTCTCGGATGACCCGGTGGATGTGAATATCGGCCTGTCGCATGTCGCTGCGGGCCGGGCGGCGACGCAACACCTGCTGGATCTGGGGCACCGCCAGGTTGGCTTTGTGATGGGCAGCATGGATATCCGCGCCGCCGCGCGCCTCGAAGGCTACCAATCCGCGATGACGCAGGCGGGCATTGCGCACGATCATCTGATTTTTTCAAAGCCGCTGCCCAGCACGATTGCACTTGGTTCCGCCATTCTGGCCGACATGGTGAAGGGTGGCGCCATGCCGGACGCACTGTTCTGCATCGACGACAATCTGGCCATGGGGGCGGTGATGAAATGCCGCGAGCTTGGCATCAGCGTTCCGGAGAAAATTTCGATCATTGGATTTCATGATCTCGAATTCGCGGCCTATGCCTCCCCGCCGATCACCACGGTGGCCACGCCGCGCTACGACATCGGGAAAATGGCGGCCGAAGCGGTGCTCGCCAAAATTGAAAAGAGCCGTGTCACTGCGCCGAGGCGCGTGGATATGGGCTACAAGATTCTCGAGCGGGGGAGCACCGCGCGGCGGAAATGA